AGGAGATGGTGGCGTCGGTACGGTTCTGCACCTCACCTTCCCCACCGGTGAGTCCTCTTCAtgcccccctcccctcccctgcaATTTGGCAGCCAATTTCCACTCTTCTGGACTTACTGTTTGCTGTCAGGAACAAGTGGTGGTCCACAGTTCTACAAGGAGAAGTTTGTGAAGATTGACGACGAGAATCGATTGAAGGAAGCCATCGTGGTGGAAGGAGGATACCTGGAAATGGGGTTTCTGTCCTTTCTAGTTCGTTTCGAGATCATAGACAAGGAGGAGGGAGTCTCTTCCATCATCAAATCCACCATCGAGTACGAGGTTGACGAAGAGCACGCAGGTAATGCTTCTCTCGTCACCACCGCGGCGGTCGCGGCGATCGCTGAAGGTGTTTCTGGCTATCTCATGAAGGAGAAAAGTGGTGCTTCAAACTGAGGCCTGTATGGAATATAATTGCAATCATTTCTGAATCGtaataaagagaaaaataaaagagaaaatattGCGAAATAAATGGGGCATTCCGAGAATTGAACTCGGGACCTCTCGCACCctaagcgagaatcataccactagaccaaatgcccGTCTGTGATAATGATTTgtgattaaaataatttaaatatattataagaACTTGCTATCAATTCCAAAACATCAGCATAATTGTATTGGTTTTGTTGGGGTGAGGGAAGGAGGGAAGGATTATGGAATTTGTTGTAGTCCCAAGTTTGTACAAATTCGGGTCGTACCAATCAACGATGTCAAATCCTATAAAATTGTATTCTGGGTGTTACTAATAAATATTTCGAGCGTAGAATTCGAATGAtttgaaataaaattttgaagtatatttAAGTATTTGAGAAATATACTCGGGAAGCCTTAGGATCATTATTCTTACGATCGATGTTGGTTATGAGGGATAGTTTTGCACTACTCTCGGAtatgtaataattttttatcaacaaaaattaaaagaaattatTGTTCTAATATGTAATGATTATTAATCAATGAAACGAACTTTATGTATTCTTGGTAAAAGGGAAGGCATTGCATCTAATGAATTAGAATTTTTTTCTATTACTTTTGTGTTTATAAGACCGTTTTTACTGAAGTTGCTAAGTATGCTTATTAAATTATTGCAAATTAATACtaagatttttttaatgatttgtttTCTTTAGTAAAGGACGAAAGAATAGTTTGTTTTATACTCGCTATATAGCTTCGTAGCTTTAACCTTTACTATATATACGAAATTGATTAGGATATTCGTATCATTCAAAATGATATTGTACGAATGGTATGTATTAGTTTAATAGTTAATAAAAACATAAATGAGCAGTATAACAGTTGAGGGGATGCATCAAGTGATACACTTTTATATGATCATTACCTACCTATATTGACTTGTAATAGTCTCGAAAGAAATCAATTAAAAACCAACATTGAATTGAttctaattgttttgacattggaCACATTTAAATATCTCTTACATCTTCTAACACTCTTTTTCAAATGTTGAATCTCTCTTTCTCattcaattatttttttctttctcatataTTTTCACTCTGTTCAATATTTACTCATCAACATCCGAAAAAGATAAATCCGCTATCTCTTCTTtacttgaatatttttttataaaatataatagaatacatatttaattataattaaaatgttTTAATTTAagtgtttctcttgatttttaatatatttttaaaaaaaatagatatttttttaaatcgtGACGTATCGTGTGTTATAAATGGCACGGTCAATCGGCACAAAATTATAGTCCTTACATGAAACGAATTTGAATGGATCCAATCTTCCATGAGTAATGCGGCAGTGTTACCAAGTTGAGATTAGCATCGTGTTAATGTGGTTTAGCAGCAACAGTGAGCTGGGGATTCATCACGGGAAGAACACAACAGAAGAACATGGTGGTGAACGAGCTCGCAGCCTTACGTTCTGCTTACACCACCCTTAGGTCACAGGGATGAGCAATCGTCACACAGTTGGAGCCCACCAAATACCATGAAATGGTGTCAATGATGCGACGAATTCGTCACCTCAGATCCACCTAAGCCCACTGAAACCAGGCGAGATAAGAAAAGTGAGAGAGAAGAGACAACTGACGAGGAAAAGTAAAACTTGCTTGGGTGCATCCATCCATCCGCTGATCCTGATGTAGCACCGGACAAGACAGGGCCACAATAAGCTTTTCTTCCGTATTTTCCTGTGATTCCAATGCCTTTGATCACCGGAGAAAGGGGCAGGCAAGGCTTCAGAATGCCAAAGGTTGGGCAGCTGTCACCTTCTCCCATGGAGACACATAAAAGGTGGCCACTGACTTGTGCTGCTCactcttttgttgttgttgttgtgggatTGAGATGGGACCTAAGAATGGTGTGGTCGATCGGTTGATGATATGAAATCCCTTTTTAATTAAACTCTCGAAATGTTAAAAATCTTTGTAGGGATTCCTCGTAACGAAGAGTTCCTCTGGACTCGTGTGTTCGCTTCGACgaagataaatgatgaaaagAGTAAATAAACTCGATCATTTCACGTTAATAATTTGCTCGGTTTCGGTTGTGACATATTATGCCACTTTTTTATGATCAattttcaacaatgttaatgTGAACTCAGGGAATTCTGAACGAGGAGTAAAAGAGTTGTCTGCATTAACAAATGACTTCACATGATGCTTGAATCAGTTGTTCACCATTTGAACAGTGCTTTGGACTATGGGCACTGCAATTGTACAGTCTTGTGGTTGGTAGCTGAGGTCCTCAAACACACCCACCTGTTATGATTTGATAGATAAAGTCACACATGATTGTTATCAAGCTCTCAAGGATTGTGCCTCATGCTTATTTGTAATGTTACATGTAGGAGGAAGCTCAGGTTCTTTACTTTTGACATTGTTTCTGAGCTTATAATCCCTTCCTCTTTTCAGAAGCTACTGAGGACAAGTTTGATGATACATGCCAGCTTAGCCTACTCAATCAACATAAGCATCTTCATCTCTGGTTGGCCTGTTCAGATATGTTCATGATTTGGAGATGACCAATGAGGGAATCTTCATTTGGATGTAGAACAACATCCTGTTTTGGGGGAGGAAGAGAACTTTTCAAACAATTAATCATTCAAGCATGAATCATAATGATCAAGAACTTTAGACCTCCGCATCCTCCAGCTTACTTTGGTTGGGAAGCAAAAGGCCATCCATTGAAAGACCAAAACCCAACACGAATGTATGAACGAACATCATGCGAGATGAACTTTCAATTGGCTCCTGCAATGATAGTGTGACTCTGCTCTCTGCACAACTTGTGCAGGACAGGAAGCTGTCTCAGCTCAAAACTATTTGAGCCTTGTTGTGCAGGAGATAGGACTCTTAGGGGTGACACAAGGACTAAGATTGGTAACCAAATCTTAGAAAAAGTAAGAAGAATGGAGACAACAAAAGCAGTTGATGCATAGAGTCTCATCAGAAACCAAAGAACTTTGAGCTTCTTCTTCAGGCTCCAGCAGCACCTGAGATCAGCATGGTGTTTGCCTTGCAGAAGTAAATGAAGTCAGTTCTTCTGTTCACATAACATGTATTTATTCTGTTTATAGCTTCTCTTCTATTGTTTCTTCACTGTCTTTTTCTCCTTTATCTCTGTCATAGGTGGACAAAAGGTTAGCTAAAATGTCAGTGGCCAATTCAAGCCATACAAACCTAAAGAGAGGAGGGGGCTCAAAATCTTAGACCATCGATGCTGAGACCTAGAAAAAGTTACGGTACCCAAAAGTCTACAAGAGGGATAAATAAAAGCGACGTCTGAGCTATGAATCCTTCCAAAGTTAGGTCACAGTCAGGTAGAAGACAGTACACGTACGTGTCTCTGAGACTTGAGGGTGAGGTGGAGGAGCCATTGGATGTTGAAGGACCGTCTTCTCTAAGATGATGCTGATCGCCTGAAACATGGGACTCGTGGGGTGACACCACCAAGGACGTTTGCTGACATATTTCTATGATCAGTATCGTTCCTTCTCTCTGCTGCGATCACATCGTGAATTGAGTTGTGCAGGGTAATGATGAAGTGATGATATAACGTGATTAATGGCGATGGAAGCCGCTCCAccactgtgtgtgtgtgtgtgagagagagagagagagagagagagaggcccacATATTGGTGCTACAGATGGCCTTGCTTTGCACCACTAAGGCCACCTTAGTGCTGCCAATTGGGTTGCTGAAGACTTCTCTTTGTAGCTTGGCGAAAACGAGGGCACTCCCACCAACTTAGTTGACTGTATGGAGTGGCCTCTCTCTCGTAGAAAAGAACAGGATGCAGAACATGGTAGAATGTCCCAACTCCAAGTAACCAGTTGCTGGTAGAGAGAATCCCAGATGGTTATTATCCCCTATATAGTATAAGCTCACTTCAATGGTTATTGGCAGCTATACAAGTGGAAGCTGAGGtacaacagagagagagagagagagagagatgggtcgTCGAGGGCGAGCGCCCTGCTGCGATAAGGTGGGGCTGAACAAGGGTTCATGGTCGCTGGAAGAAGACATGAGACTGATAGCCTACATTGAGAAGCACGGCCACGGGAACTGGCGAGCTCTTCCCAAGCTTGCAGGTCTCCCCCTCCTTCCTGTTTGCCATGGATTCTTGACATCCTCTATCGAGTTCGAATCTTTGTATGCGTAGCAGAAAATTTGATAGCGTCTGTGATCTTTGAAAGGTTTGCTGCGATGCGGTAAGAGCTGCCGGTTGAGGTGGATCAACTATCTTCGGCCGGACATCAAGCGTGGGAACTTCACCAAGGAGGAAGAGGATGCCATAATCGAGCTTCACAGGCTGCTAGGCAACAAGTAAGCTCGCTGCTCGATGTCGACCATCATCTAATCCTAGTTTCTTGTTGGTGATGATACCATCGCATGCGTGCTGCTGCTCAGGTGGTCGAAAATTGCGTCCTGCCTACCGGGAAGaaccgacaacgagatcaagaacatgTGGAACACGCACTTGAAGAAGCGATTGGCGTCCCGAGAGCGGAAATCGCTGGCGACGCAGAAACCAGAAGACTCGCAGAGCTCGTCTTCTTCGAGCGCCGCCTCCCGCTCTTGCTCCGATCACGGAGAGAGCAAGAGCGATGAGGAGGGAAACCAGGACCCAAGTTTGTACTTCACCGATCTGTCCGTCGAAATGATCGAGGCTCCCATCGGGCCCGACATGGACATGTGGGGCGTGGCGGAGTACGACACTCACCAAGAAGAGGCGGCCGTGATCGTACCGGAATTCCTGAGCATGATGGAAGGTGGGGACTACAGCTCGCTCATTGTTAGCACAGGGGAGGAGgccatggaagaggaagaggaagccaagGGAGAAGGCAAGAGCTCAGAGTGGGTGGAGTACTTGGAGAAGGAGCTCGGGTTGTGCGGAGCCAGCGAGGAGAACGACAGTATCAATCAAGAGAGCCTCATGAGGGATGCAGCCGAGCAGCAAatggagatggaggaggaagatCCAGTGTCCAGTTATTTCCACAAGGATCTGGTCTCCACCTGTCCCTTTGGATCCTGTTGACTGGAGAATGCCTCGATACACTACCTTAAGACTATGAGAGAGACAGAAAGCGTCTTAATGCATTTCCACATTGGGATCCTGTTGACTAGAGAATGCCTTCATACACTGTCTCTCAAGACTTTGAGAGAGAGTGTCTTATCGCATTGTCTTGAACTGGACTTACACATGCATGCAGTGGTGTAAAAGTCCCAAACTAATGAACTAATTATGATTGTTACTGCAAAATGCTGTGGATTTCTTTGCTTGTTGATTCCAATTCTCTTTATTCGATAGCGATATTGCATCGATTTCCATCCAGTTTTTGATGATCATGAGACATTCCAGCAAAGGAAAATGGTGTCACAGTATGACAACCAGTCGAATACCTTAGTCGTCTTCCTCCTGGAAGCGGAGGTGCTTCCCCTCAGGCGCAGGCAGGCCCTTCAGCACCAACGCGCTCGGCGAGACAGCGCTTCTTCTCGTCACCTcctcttctccttggatctcgtcGTCACTGTTGTAAACGAATCTTGTGTGCTTTCCTGCGAACTCGTCACCCAGCATTGACATCTTCTTCATACCCTCGCACAAGTCGCCCAACAAttcttcgtcctcctcctcctcctcgtattcttcttcgtcttcgtcgACGTCTTCAAACAGTTCGTCGTCGTCACCATCCGAGTGGGCACTCGCATTGGCCTGGATGGACCAGATAGAGGAGTTGTCGTCCTCAGGGGACTTCTCCTGGAAGCTGCTTACGCTGCCGGATTGGTACGCTGGCGACGAAGTGACGGTGGAGATGCCCGACATTTCTGATTTCTCGGGCGAGTCGAACGTCAATGCCCGGTTGATCACGCATTCTTGAGGACCGAGGGGATCCTGCGGATTGGAAGCCACCACGACCTGAACCAGTCGGAACCAGAACAGAAGCGAATTGGATGAGGACGGAGATTTCCGGACCAAGAAAAGGGAGAATCTTGAAGGAAGTCTCACGATACCTTCCGATGATCTTCTTCGGAAAGAACGAAGGGTGTTGCGACCTCCATCGAGTCgtagccttctcctcctcctgccAAACAACTCAGACTGGGGATCTGCGGCGTGTTGGCTGGGGTCGGGGCGAGGATCTGCGCTGGATATATTGAAACGCCCAAGAGTGCAGGGAACAGACGCTGGCCGGAGGTGGGTCGGCCGACGAACTCCGCTTCTTCCTCGACCTTCTGCAGCAGCGTCCGCACCTGACCTCGCAGCACCTCCTCGCCCGACGCGGTGGTCCGCCCGGCCCGGCCCGGGTTCTTGGCCGCCGAGGACGAGGGTGTCTTCTCGACCGGGAGGCACCCGGTCGCGAGCCCCACGACGGGCGAGTCGTTGGTGATGTCGAGCAGAGCCGCGCGGGCCTCGCGATCCCCGCCGTTTCTTGATCTTGGATGCGACTCCTCCTGCTTGCTCTTCTCTGAGCCCAACAAAGCAAGCAATCAGTCGATCATATTAGTGGACATAACAGAAGCCAAGCATCCCTAAACGATGAAGTTCCACTCACGGGCATTGGCGGCGGCCGCGGCCTGCGACCTTGTGATCCTTCTCGCGGATGACGGGGTTTCCATTTCCAAGAACAATAACAGAGGAAGACGATGACACCGCCTGATGAACAGAGGAACAATCAAGCCTCCAAGCTCTTCTTGATGATCTTAGAGATCAAGAAGAGGGGAAGCAGAAACAGAAAGCGTGTGTGTTATTGGAGTGAAAGGTCTATCGGAAGAGGCTTTTAATAGATTTGAATCGGGAGGGCCGCAACGGTATTATGACCGTTGCAGGGGAAGGAAAGGATACCTTCGTTCCTTTCTTTACTCGTCCAGCACTAGCCGTTGCAGCGATGGGAAACGGCCGGGTCCAAATCATGGGCCGACCGGTCCGATCTGTCTCGTCCGGCCCGATCATGAGCCTATGCACATTCATGGCTACAGTATATAGCTCAGGGTGACAACAGTAATGGCAGACAGCTTCGTCATCACCAACGAATGCTCATATTTATTCGTATTTACTCGAAATACAACTCAACTTTATTGTGGTGTAATTTCTATGATGTGACTCGAGAATCATACAGAAAGAATCAATGTATCCTATCTAAACACTGTGCGGGGAAGGCATATGGACAAGAAGATGTCATCTATTTCGATGGTTGATCGTCGACGGCACTTGGCTTCCGGCTCCGTCGCCGGGCCCTCCGGACCTCCTTCGGTGGAAACTTGTTGTCACCCCATTCCCCGAATCTGCTGTGCTGCGAGGAGACGTAGTCGCAGTCGGGGAAGGTGACATTGCCATATCGATGCTGGTCGTAGCAGAAGGAGTAGATCGTGTACCGCTCCCGGAACCGGCGCATGGCGGCGCGCTTCCTTGGCGTCAGAAGGGCGTAGTCGGCGGACATGAGCTCCTCCACGGCCTCGGCGCACCGGTCGGCGGAGTCCACTTGCTGGATGGGGTCGACGCGGCAGCCGCGGAGGACGAGGTCAGAGAACTCGGACACGTACGGCGCGTACTTGTAGTTGATCTTGATCCGGCCGTAGGAGGTGGCCCAGGAGGAGCCGTCCCAGATGGTGGCGTAGACCGACATCGGCTTCGACGGGAAGTCGCCGCCCATGGCGTCGCTCCGCACCACTTCTCTGATGGGGACGTCGTCGATGTAGAAGCTGCGTCAACCAAGGAATGGATGACTTGCATGCATGGTTAAGGGCATTCTGGGTAAGAGGAAGAGGTGGACGTTGCGTACATGATGTAGTCAGGGGTCCACAAGATGGAGTAGCGGTGAGGCTCCTCGGTGGGGTCGAAGGGGACGAGGTAGCGCTCCTCCCGGCCGCGGGTGGTGCTGCCATTGCCGTAGACATTGGTTTGGATCCTCCAGTCTTTCCCTCTCACGTTGCCCAGGAACTCAAAGTCCAGCTCGTCGTGCGTGTCGGGAAATACGTCGCCATTGGATGTCTGCGTTCGTTCAACGAGGAGCACAAAACAAACATGCAGCATCAGAACTAACCCAGCGGGCAgatgattaagccatgcatgcatCCGTTGACTACAAGGAGACGGTGTTTGGTTCCAAGCTAAGCTAACAAAGTCATGTGCCTCCTCTACTCTTATCACCTCCTTTTGATGCATGCACCTTTGCTTAAGCATGTATTCTATTCTCATGTGACCATACATGTACAAATATAAGTAGAGATGATTCCAGTTATAGGGTTCTTGAAGTAATTGACTTGGAGTTCAATCGAACTGTATAGAAATGTGGATTGGATTCGAAGTCATCCATCATAATTTCAGCATCGTTAATAATGTCTCTCGATTCACAGAGAAAGATCAAAGAATTGTAGAGAAATATGCGATTTGCATTTGTATGCTACGAAAAGAAGAGATGATTCAGAGGAATTCTGTAAAAGAAAAGCGATGGCAggtaaaacaaacaaaacaaccaaagaagaagaagaagaagaattggaTGCCGATGACCCACATAGAAGGCGACGACGACGCCAGCCGTGTAATCCTTGGGCAGCTTAATGGAGGCGCTGAAGAATCCATGCTCGTAAAGGTCCGAAGAGATAAAGCCGGAGCCTGAGAACCACATGCACCACTTGGTTACGCACTCACCACGTAAAAGAAAGAAGACAACGAAGGTGGCGACAAGGACGTCCCGTCCCCTACCGGAGTAACGGTTGAGGGTGAGACGAACGCTGCGGTCATCGGCAGAGCGGATGAGGTTGTCGTTGCCGAAGAGATGGGAGAAGCCCTCGCCGAAGGTTAACGTCGGCACATCAAAGGCTTCTGTCGCCGTCACGAGACCCAGCAGGAAGAAGAGCACCATCGACGATGCACCTGTAAGAGTCGCCGCCATGACGTTGTCCGCTAGCTTCCTCTCTCTTCACTCTGTCGTCCTCaatttctgcttctcttcttcttcttcttcttcttcttcttcacatatAAGGGGAGAAAGAAATCATTGAATGGAAGGTGAAAGAGAGCCAGGAATGGGGCCAGTCGCTTGGCCACCAAATGTTTGTTTGGGTCATTGTGTGTGTGCCACCGCCACAAGCACATCCTCTTGTCTTAACCTTGGATGCCAATCGTTTCAAGCCACCCATGAGGTGTTTGATATTGTTCCCAGAGCATCTTGCCGGGCTTGTGAATGATTAGGCCACGCATGGCTGTGGTTGGGTTGGTTGAGCCACTTGTTGATGCATGGAGATAAGAAACACCCCAGAAAAGCACTTCATTGCGTGTGAGGAAAGTGACAGCAACCTACTACACCGTGAATCCTTTTGGCTCGACCATTGCATCACGCCACCTCGATCAATAGCGGTGGCTCGGCCAGCCAAGGATGAGCAGGGTGGGTGTCGATGAACATGATCCAGGTGGCTTGTCAACGAAGAAAGAGAACCTTCTTCCTCCAACTCCGAGTCTGACACCAGCGACAGCAGGCGTACTTCGCTTCCTCTTGTTGATATCAGGTGGCTCATCATTGCCATGGCTATTACAACATGAAGATGTAATCTTTGACGCAGAAAAAGGatgaacaagaaaaaggaaaataaatgaATATTTTAGACGCCTATCAACCACCGCCACCACCGAATTCCGTGAAGCAGCGGTGGGGACGCGAACTTACTTTGCCAAAAGGAAACCTTTCCTTTGTGCTCGTCTTCAACGCATGGGAATGGGATGAGAGCATGAAATCTAAATAAACATGATATTCGATAGAGAAAGCAGGACGACGCTGACCTTTCGAGTTGACCCAACTGGCACGTAACGCGTCATCCTCTGACCGGAAGAGACGCCGATGGGGTTTGAGTGGCTGTCACTTGGGTCACACGCGGACGTCCTACCGACCGAGACCGAGAGAGCGCAAATGACACTGCTTCGTTGAagacaaattattattattttagtgtAGTACATACACATATAGGAGCTGTCCACATGGAAGAGAAGGATGAGGAAGGAAGAACATTGGAATACGACGTAGAGGGAGCTTTCTTAGGCCTGTCAAATACCAAGGGATGCTTCTCCTTGGTTACTTGCTTTTTCTTCGTGAAGATGGGATGGGAAGAACAGTGGCTGTGGTGGACGCTTTGATTGAGAACTAATGTGTTATTCCTCGATTGATTGCCTTTATGGTCAACTTTTTTAGTATACATACAGTGATTGGCTGACAATTACATGACagtttcctatatatatatatatatatacagtgggTGAGAGACAAGCAAAGCACAAAAGAAAGCAACACACACCAAAGTGCGCAACATCTCACGCTCGCCACAATGAAAAGGTTGATGGAAATAACAAATTATGTTCGATGTAGGATATCATTATTTCTTTATACTAAAACAATATCATTTATAACAAAAGACCTAATAAAAGTAAGAATTCCtaacaaaaaaaaagatgtaataaatattaaattatggAGAGTATTGTACCAAAATTCTCCAGAAAAGCTATGATGAAAATATTTCTCCTATTTGTCTTTATCTAATAATCGTTGTCCATAAGGTCTTTATAATTGTGGGTTTTAAGAACAACAATTATATGTAAGAGTTAAAATGACATGTATTAcaattgcaatatatatatatatatatatatatatatatatatatatatatatatatatatatatatatatatatatatatatatttatcacagTTAGGTGCAATTGAAACCCTTGTAGTGCAAAATATATTTATACGCAAAATATATATACTCaagtttcttttatctttttttctatcAAATCAAAGGGATCTCTTAATGGTGCCATTCTTTATATACCTATAAAATTATAGGTTATATATATGGGGCATTATATCCAAAgttgatgaaataaaaaaataataaatttaaacatAAACATCACAAAGCACATTAGAGAGTTCAACACTCTTATATTCTAATCAAGTAATATGCCTAACTAAATAAACTAGAATTAAAATGTAACTTGAGTATAACAGTGTAACCCTAACGTAATACAAGTGTAAATAGGGGAATTATCCCTATAGCTATCTAAACTTCTCAATAACTATGGTAACATAATCCTATCAtatttattatcattttatatgATTATTCTTAATTTTTGAGTTATTAATTATCGAAATATGAGATTCTTATATTGAATTTGTAATCCAGTATAAACCAAGTGTAATTTGAATGTAACTCAAgtgtaaatatttttaattatctctaaacctatttaaatatatttctaacaactattacattattttttttattttaaattattaattaataaaaatattatattcataCATTGAATTTGTGACATAGTATAACTCGAGTATAATCTGAATATAACTTGAGTGCATCTTAAATGTAAATATCTTTGATTATTTCTAAACATACTTaaacttttttttaaaattataataacatatttttaatagctattgtattattttttttaattttttttctcattttatggTTTAATTGATAATATATGAAATTCCTATATTGAATCTATGATCTATACTAACTTGTGTGAAACTCAAATtatcctcaaatttcttcaaaacTATAATATCATAttctaatatatttatattattttttgtttttttttaattttagagtCAATAAGTTGTCAAATAAAGGATTTTTTTTCCAATGTAAATTAGTCCTGactgttattttttttattatttatctcatTAATTCTTTTTTGATgactatcatatttttttttaaggtATTTGATCCTAAGTTACCATACATATCATCTAGTATTTTTGAAGGTATTGGATGCTTAGTTGGATATCATTTATTTTAAATCATAGAACACGATATATAACAATGTTTTGGTATATTTGTTTACACCGATATATAATATCTATATACTTATCTCTTTATTTTCATACCCATTTATAGTTATCTCATAAGtaaaatgaaataatttaatttctTAATTACGTAAAGTTTTGAAAACACATTAGTAACGGTATCaaaatttggattttttttaatatcttatttttatgGATGGTGATGTGATATCGTCACTAACGAAAAGATCATATATTCATAATCGGAGAGGAGATGAGATCATCGTAGAAGTGACCAAATTCTTGTTGTTGAAGAGATGTGATCACCGTCACTTACTTATTTACTAAAAGATGTCATTATGATAGGAGCATATATTACATTGGTCATTGCTATTAGAGATGGAAGGATATTAACCTTATTTACTATAACCCTTGTCAATTAGTATCCcttaaattttgatttaaatcTAACCTAATTTTGGTTGGGATTTGACCCAAATTCTCTTCGAACGATCCGACCTCAATCAAATTGATTCAGATTGAACCAGCTCTTGGGATGATTAGGTTTGAATCAGACTTATTAGTTCTTATAAGggtatttttagatttataaataaaaatagataccttagtaaaaaatgataaaacattattattagattttgtttagtaaattactcaaatattttattcaatcaaataatattaaatataaaaattagataACTCAGTTCAAACGGTTGGAACATTGCGAGTATTATCATCTTGGAGGTCAAAGACGAGCTTATATTTGAGTTGTTCGACTGTGCCGCTACCGGAGCCAATCGAACCCTAAAACCACACTGTACGGTGGTCGAGGCGTCAAGCTTCTCGTGCTCGCTCTCCAGAAGGCCGGCCGGCGAAGAATAAAGGATGGGAAAAGGAACCGATCTTTGGGATGACTCCGCTCTCATCAATGCTTTCGATCACGCCATGTCCACCTACAAGGTATCTTGTATTCCGTTTCCTTCTTTTATCTTCGATCATTCGGGTGTTCCttttgttctcctcctttctttctcGCGTTGTCTTGAGTAAGGTTTCTCGATTGCTATTTCATTTGGGCTCTTGCGGTGTAATCTGGAAGGCCAGTTGATGTGGTTACGCCTCGACTAGGCGGCGGTAAATGTTGCTGTTAGGGTTTAATTCCGTGGATCTTCTGCAGTTCCCCCAATTGAAGATACACTGAGATGCTGCTATTAGGACTATATTCTGTTACCTTAAGAATTACCAGTTGCCGGCGTGCTTGTTGGGGGTTTTTCTTCCCCTTCCTCT
Above is a genomic segment from Musa acuminata AAA Group cultivar baxijiao chromosome BXJ3-4, Cavendish_Baxijiao_AAA, whole genome shotgun sequence containing:
- the LOC103982582 gene encoding norbelladine synthase-like, translated to MGNAGFVELLPRRFQSNVGYPDKGLFIHLSVSQTRPGRRRRRRRRRAMKGTLCHELEVGLPAGQVWEVYGTLRLAQLVVELVPNVIQKVDIVEGDGGVGTVLHLTFPTGTSGGPQFYKEKFVKIDDENRLKEAIVVEGGYLEMGFLSFLVRFEIIDKEEGVSSIIKSTIEYEVDEEHAGNASLVTTAAVAAIAEGVSGYLMKEKSGASN
- the LOC103982581 gene encoding myb-related protein Zm1, with amino-acid sequence MGRRGRAPCCDKVGLNKGSWSLEEDMRLIAYIEKHGHGNWRALPKLAGLLRCGKSCRLRWINYLRPDIKRGNFTKEEEDAIIELHRLLGNKWSKIASCLPGRTDNEIKNMWNTHLKKRLASRERKSLATQKPEDSQSSSSSSAASRSCSDHGESKSDEEGNQDPSLYFTDLSVEMIEAPIGPDMDMWGVAEYDTHQEEAAVIVPEFLSMMEGGDYSSLIVSTGEEAMEEEEEAKGEGKSSEWVEYLEKELGLCGASEENDSINQESLMRDAAEQQMEMEEEDPVSSYFHKDLVSTCPFGSC
- the LOC135636970 gene encoding uncharacterized protein LOC135636970; the protein is METPSSARRITRSQAAAAANAQKSKQEESHPRSRNGGDREARAALLDITNDSPVVGLATGCLPVEKTPSSSAAKNPGRAGRTTASGEEVLRGQVRTLLQKVEEEAEFVGRPTSGQRLFPALLGVSIYPAQILAPTPANTPQIPSLSCLAGGGEGYDSMEVATPFVLSEEDHRKVVVASNPQDPLGPQECVINRALTFDSPEKSEMSGISTVTSSPAYQSGSVSSFQEKSPEDDNSSIWSIQANASAHSDGDDDELFEDVDEDEEEYEEEEEDEELLGDLCEGMKKMSMLGDEFAGKHTRFVYNSDDEIQGEEEVTRRSAVSPSALVLKGLPAPEGKHLRFQEEDD
- the LOC135636969 gene encoding probable xyloglucan endotransglucosylase/hydrolase protein 30 isoform X1; translation: MAATLTGASSMVLFFLLGLVTATEAFDVPTLTFGEGFSHLFGNDNLIRSADDRSVRLTLNRYSGRGRDVLVATFVVFFLLRGECVTKWCMWFSGSGFISSDLYEHGFFSASIKLPKDYTAGVVVAFYTSNGDVFPDTHDELDFEFLGNVRGKDWRIQTNVYGNGSTTRGREERYLVPFDPTEEPHRYSILWTPDYIIFYIDDVPIREVVRSDAMGGDFPSKPMSVYATIWDGSSWATSYGRIKINYKYAPYVSEFSDLVLRGCRVDPIQQVDSADRCAEAVEELMSADYALLTPRKRAAMRRFRERYTIYSFCYDQHRYGNVTFPDCDYVSSQHSRFGEWGDNKFPPKEVRRARRRSRKPSAVDDQPSK
- the LOC135636969 gene encoding probable xyloglucan endotransglucosylase/hydrolase protein 30 isoform X2, translated to MAATLTGASSMVLFFLLGLVTATEAFDVPTLTFGEGFSHLFGNDNLIRSADDRSVRLTLNRYSGSGFISSDLYEHGFFSASIKLPKDYTAGVVVAFYTSNGDVFPDTHDELDFEFLGNVRGKDWRIQTNVYGNGSTTRGREERYLVPFDPTEEPHRYSILWTPDYIIFYIDDVPIREVVRSDAMGGDFPSKPMSVYATIWDGSSWATSYGRIKINYKYAPYVSEFSDLVLRGCRVDPIQQVDSADRCAEAVEELMSADYALLTPRKRAAMRRFRERYTIYSFCYDQHRYGNVTFPDCDYVSSQHSRFGEWGDNKFPPKEVRRARRRSRKPSAVDDQPSK